The following DNA comes from Gemmatimonadota bacterium.
CAGGATCGCAAGCGCCTGATGTTGCTCTCCCAGCGACTGGCGCCGCTGGCGGTGCCGCGCTCCCTGGCTCGCGGTCTCACGACCGCGCTGGGTCACCTTGAGGAGCTGACGCCCAACAGTGCCCGGGTCGCGCTGGCACAGTTGGTCGCGCCCGCCCGGGATGCCCTCGGAGCTGATGCCGGTGAGGCCGTGGCCCAGGCGGCGGTGTTGCTCCCGTCCCGAGCCGGGTGGCGCGCCCCGGCCTCCTGATCAGCTTCAGGGCTTCTTGGGCACCGGCTTCGGAGCGGAGGCATCCTTCGCCGCGCCCGCAATCGTGACCATCGTCCCCGCGTCGCCGTTCTTCTGCACCGCGACCCACATCGAGGGTCCGTCCTGCTCGACGTAGAACGAGGTAACGCCGCCATTGGCCGACTCGTTGATGAGTCGATACGGCTCCTTGCCGAGCAGGTCGCGGTAATACGACAGGACGCTGTCGACCGAAACGTGCGTGGTAAAGAGGAACTGCATCGCCTCTTTGCTGCTTTCGGTCGTCAGCGGGGTAGCGTCGGGAGGCACCGGAAGATTCGGGAGCACCTTGCCCACCGGTGGCCGCTCGGGCTCCTGCACTGCGGGGGGCTTTTGCTGGCAGGCCCCAAGGGAGGCTGCCGCGAACAACAGTGTTGCGAAGATGGAATAGCGCATGGCCGAACCGTACCATCCGAGCAGGACCGGTGCAAGCCGGGGCGCGGGGCGAGCGCGCACATTGCCGCGCCCCCAGCCGGCGGCTAAGATCCCGGCATGACCGCAGGAGGGAGCTATGGCTGGACACAGTAAATGGAAGACCATCAAGCGGAAGAAGGCGATCACCGACTCCCGCCGGGCCTCGACCTGGACCAAGCTGATCCGGGAAATCACCGTCGCGGCGAAGGCCGGCGGCGGCGATCCGAACAGCAATGCGCGGCTCCGGAAGGCGGTCGACGACGGCAAGGCGGGCAACATGCCCGGCGAGAACATCGAGCGCGCCATCAAGAAGGGCACCGGTGAACTCGAGGGTGTGAGCTACGAAGAGGTGATGTACGAGGGGTACGGTCCCGGCGGCTCGGCGATCCTGATCGACGGCTCCACCGACAACCCCAATCGCACCGTCGCCGATATCCGCCACGCCTTTTCGCGCAACCACGGCAACCTCGGCGCGACCAATTCGGTAGCGTGGATGTTCGATCGCAAGGGACTGATCATTCTCGTGGCCGGCAAGCGTTCCGAGGATCAGGCCATGGAAGACGCGCTCGATGCCGGCGCCAGCGACTTCACGTCGGACGGCGAGTTCTTCGTGGTCAGCACGGAGCCGAACTCGTTCCACTCGGTGAGCGACGCCCTGCGCGCCAAGGGGTACGAGATCGACTCCTCGGAGATCGCGATGGTGGCGAAGAACCTGGTGAAGCTCGACGCCGCCGATGGCGCCAAGCTGGTCAAGCTCATCGAAGTGCTCGACGAGCTCGACGACGTCTCGATGGTGTTCACGAATGTCGACATGGACGCCCTCGATCTCGACGAGGACGACGCCTGACTTCCCCCCGGTCGCTGACCGTGCTCGGCATCGACCCGGGCACCGCGACGATGGGCTACGGCGTGGTGAGTGGTATCGCGGGCAAACCCCCGCGGTTGCTGGAATGCGGCGTGGTACGAACACGGGCCGGTGAACTTCTCTCCGACCGGCTCAGCGTGATTTTCGACGGGGTCACCGAATTGCTGCAGCGCCACCGCCCCGACGCCGTCGCGGTTGAAGGTCTCTTCCACGGCCGCAACGCACGGAGTGCGCTGATCCTCGGTCACGCCCGCGGCGTCGTGCTGCTGGCAGCGGCACGCGGCGGACTCGTTCCCGCCGAGATCTCCCCTGCCGAAGTGAAGCGCGCCGTCACCGGCACTGGTGCCGCGAGCAAGGCGCAAGTCGCGGCGATGGTGACGCGGCTGTTGCATCTCGTGGCCGCCCCATCGCCTGCGGATGCCGCCGATGGCGTGGCGATCGCACTCACCCATTTCATGCGCCTCGGCATCACGCCGCGGCCGGGCGGAGTGGCGCGGTGATCGCACTCGTCGAAGGCATCCTTGCCGTACGTGATCCGTCGGGGATCGTGATCGCGACGCCCGGCGGGATCGGCTACCAGGTGGAAGTGCCGCTCGGGGTGTTTGAACGGCTCCCGGCCGTGGGCCAGCGGCTGCAGCTCCACACCGAACTCGTGGTGCGCGAAGATGCCTGGGCGCTCTTCGGCTTCGACACTCCACTCGAACGTACGGTGTTCCGCCGACTCCTGGGCGCCTCCGGCGTTGGGGCGCGGATCGCGCTCGCGATGCTCTCGGCCCTCGGTCCCGACCGTACGGTGCGCGCGATTCGGGAGAAAGACCTCGCGGTCCTCTCCAGCGTGCCGGGGATCGGCAAGAAGAAGGCCGAGCGTTTGGTGCTCGAGCTTGGTGACCGCCTCGACGACCTGCCCGTGACGATCAGCGCCGGTGCCGCGGTCGCAGCGACACCCTCGGCTGATGCCGTGCGCGCATTGGGGGCCCTCGGCTAC
Coding sequences within:
- the ruvA gene encoding Holliday junction branch migration protein RuvA, whose protein sequence is MIALVEGILAVRDPSGIVIATPGGIGYQVEVPLGVFERLPAVGQRLQLHTELVVREDAWALFGFDTPLERTVFRRLLGASGVGARIALAMLSALGPDRTVRAIREKDLAVLSSVPGIGKKKAERLVLELGDRLDDLPVTISAGAAVAATPSADAVRALGALGYPAAAAEAAVRAAIEGGAPLETAALVRRALTDLTRT
- a CDS encoding YebC/PmpR family DNA-binding transcriptional regulator; translation: MAGHSKWKTIKRKKAITDSRRASTWTKLIREITVAAKAGGGDPNSNARLRKAVDDGKAGNMPGENIERAIKKGTGELEGVSYEEVMYEGYGPGGSAILIDGSTDNPNRTVADIRHAFSRNHGNLGATNSVAWMFDRKGLIILVAGKRSEDQAMEDALDAGASDFTSDGEFFVVSTEPNSFHSVSDALRAKGYEIDSSEIAMVAKNLVKLDAADGAKLVKLIEVLDELDDVSMVFTNVDMDALDLDEDDA
- the ruvC gene encoding crossover junction endodeoxyribonuclease RuvC — its product is MLGIDPGTATMGYGVVSGIAGKPPRLLECGVVRTRAGELLSDRLSVIFDGVTELLQRHRPDAVAVEGLFHGRNARSALILGHARGVVLLAAARGGLVPAEISPAEVKRAVTGTGAASKAQVAAMVTRLLHLVAAPSPADAADGVAIALTHFMRLGITPRPGGVAR